ACCGAAGAATGACTTGAATATTGCCGCTGCACGTCACGCGAGGCATGAGAGCTCGATTACGGTTCTGTCTGTCCTCAGGCCCATTTTCACACCACCATGTCAGACCAGTGGTGCCCTCGTTCACATCACTCTGGCTTCTCGCTGTTGCATTTCCTGTAATGGCAAAAAAGTCTTGTGGATATGGAATCTCGGCCTTGTCGATGTTTTCATAGTATGTGCTGAACATGCCAGGATTCACCTCCACAAAGTCGGTTGGTCCCCGTACATAGTAAAGGGTTGGAATCCCTTCAATGTTGATGATTTTGGTCTCGCCTTAGCCGCCTGACACATGAAGAACAAGCAGAATAAGAAAACTTACAGTACACTGACAAATCGTTGGGGTTCTCTCCAGAGGCACAGCCTTTCTGCAGGTCGGCCGTGGTGGGCAGGTCTTTGGTCACAGCATCGGATCCAAAGAATGAGTGCATATGAGAACGGTACTGCCCAGGATAAACGATAGGATCAATATTCTTGACCATGAATTGCTTGTGGCGGATGTCAGTATATGCCGTCACGACCGCCGCCAGAGCGCATGCAACCGCTGTCGAGACGATCATGATGATATTGAAACTGATAGTTGAAAGTGTCGATGACAGTCAGTACATCAACATTCAGTATGCGATGATCCCATTTTATCTGTTTTGGTAACAGTGAACCGTAAGAAACAGGGTTGTCGTGATATGTTTGGGGCTGGGTATGCCGGTACTCACCATGGAGCCTGCCAACCGCAATGCTGGGCTGAGTATCTACCGCAGAGATAAGCAACGGAATCATGAGAGAGTATTGGTGGTATTTTCCTTTCCATGCCTCCGGTTATAGGGGAGTATAGTCGAGCACAGATACTTCCACCTATCGTGACAGAGCATTTCTGCTGCTTGATTCTTGGAAATACATTAGGCTGACCTTGAAGGCAATATACTCCATGCAACCCTTCATAACAGAGTTCACAATGAAAACGAGTTTCGGCAGTTGATAGGTAATCATCAAATTTCTGTAAACTAGTGGCAAGATGTGCTTTCTCGAATCTACGTTATGAATGAACTCCCAAGTTCGTCGCTAACTACCTACACATTTCTGCTTCAGACTGGAAAGTA
The window above is part of the Podospora pseudopauciseta strain CBS 411.78 chromosome 2 map unlocalized CBS411.78m_2.2, whole genome shotgun sequence genome. Proteins encoded here:
- a CDS encoding uncharacterized protein (EggNog:ENOG503NZDP; COG:S), encoding MIVSTAVACALAAVVTAYTDIRHKQFMVKNIDPIVYPGQYRSHMHSFFGSDAVTKDLPTTADLQKGCASGENPNDLSVYWIPTLYYVRGPTDFVEVNPGMFSTYYENIDKAEIPYPQDFFAITGNATARSQSDVNEGTTGLTWWCENGPEDRQNRNRALMPRVTCSGNIQVILRFPDCVQTSNIKNYAYTAANGGRCPSGMKRIPQLRFSVRYNVRSLLPKGWSGTPPLKLACGEVGEGYCFHGDFINGWFDDAQKNLLKATSRNQWMRVDGARGEGKAGTTCGPKDREPAKGTSDYLTSVDMMKMH